A part of Calonectris borealis unplaced genomic scaffold, bCalBor7.hap1.2 HAP1_SCAFFOLD_315, whole genome shotgun sequence genomic DNA contains:
- the LOC142077591 gene encoding RNA-binding protein 3-like isoform X2, whose translation MAAEEGKLFVGGLNFDTDEQGLEQHFSSFGPIAEVVVVKDRETQRSRGFGFVTFANPEHASDAMRAMNGESLDGRQIRVDHAGKSPRGARGGYGGGRARGRGYARGGGDRGYGGRYDGRSGGGYGGSRDYGGRNQGGYGERFPSASYRDNYDN comes from the exons atGGCGGCGGAGGAGGGGAAGCTCTTCGTGGGGGGGCTCAACTTCGACACGGAcgagcaggggctggagcagcACTTCAGCTCCTTCGGGCCCATCGCCGAGG tggtggtggtgaaggaccGGGAGACCCAACGTTCCCGCGGCTTCGGCTTCGTCACCTTCGCCAACCCCGAACACGCCAGCGACGCCATGAGGGCCATGAACGGCGAG tccctggACGGGCGGCAGATCCGGGTGGATCACGCCGGGAAATCCCCCCGCGGCGCCCGGGGGGGCtacggggggggccgggcccggggacGAGGCTACGCTCGAG GAGGAGGGGACCGGGGCTACGGGGGCCGCTACGATGGGCGCAGCGGGGGGGGCTACGGGGGCTCCCGCGACTACGGCGGCCg gaaccAGGGGGGCTACGGCGAGCGCTTCCCCTCCGCCTCCTACCGGGACAACTACGACAATTGA
- the LOC142077591 gene encoding uncharacterized protein LOC142077591 isoform X1 has protein sequence MAAEEGKLFVGGLNFDTDEQGLEQHFSSFGPIAEVVVVKDRETQRSRGFGFVTFANPEHASDAMRAMNGESLDGRQIRVDHAGKSPRGARGGYGGGRARGRGYARGTRGATASASPPPPTGTTTTIELGPSVLDFGGAPRTPPPGWGGGRTVPSPPPRAMDGRRGGEGDNGGGGGGGCGGVKGGPPQICTAPGPIKGRTPPPPQLCLLLGLLWGGGGGVPAPRWHLQGLHGVTLLHHGSSRVGLQPLGVVLLHRGSSRSFTVGLFHQGLSMGCGRWGVLEVHHGFSMGFSVLLHHELSLGSSFSWVFLFHRGLQSSPGGPAPPWDLHGWVAASFGWSCFIVGSPWASVPLGCPRSTRGSPWASVLYPRRSPPRIP, from the exons atGGCGGCGGAGGAGGGGAAGCTCTTCGTGGGGGGGCTCAACTTCGACACGGAcgagcaggggctggagcagcACTTCAGCTCCTTCGGGCCCATCGCCGAGG tggtggtggtgaaggaccGGGAGACCCAACGTTCCCGCGGCTTCGGCTTCGTCACCTTCGCCAACCCCGAACACGCCAGCGACGCCATGAGGGCCATGAACGGCGAG tccctggACGGGCGGCAGATCCGGGTGGATCACGCCGGGAAATCCCCCCGCGGCGCCCGGGGGGGCtacggggggggccgggcccggggacGAGGCTACGCTCGAG gaaccAGGGGGGCTACGGCGAGCGCTTCCCCTCCGCCTCCTACCGGGACAACTACGACAATTGAG CTTGGACCCTCGGTGCTGGATTTCGGGGGggccccccggaccccccccccggggtggggggggggacgcactgtcccctccccccccccccgggctatGGATGGACGccgagggggggagggggacaatggtgggggcggggggggggggtgtgggggggtgaaggggggacccccccaaatctgTACTGCCCCAGGTCCTATTAAAGgtcggacccccccccccccacagttGTGTCTCCTGCTTGGTCTCctctgggggggcggggggggtgttcCTGCTCCAAGGTGGCATCTCCAGGGGCTTCATGGGGTGACCCTGCTCCACCATGGGTCCTCCAGGGTTGGGTTGCAGCCACTCGGGGTGGTCCTGCTGCATCGTGGGTCCTCCAGGAGCTTCACGGTGGGGTTGTTCCATCAGGGGTTGTCCATGGGTTGTGGTCGTTGGGGGGTTTTGGAGGTCCACCATGGGTTCTCCATGGGTTTCAGTGTCCTGCTCCATCACGAGTTGTCTCTGGGTTCCAGTTTTTCTTGGGTGTTCTTGTTTCATCGTGGGCTTCAGTCCTCGCCGGGTGGTCCTGCTCCACCGTGGGATCTCCATGGGTGGGTTGCAGCCTCTTTTGGGTGGTCCTGCTTCATCGTGGGTTCTCCTTGGGCTTCAGTTCCTCTGGGGTGTCCCCGCTCCACCAGAGGTTCTCCATGGGCGTCAGTCCTTTATCCCAGGAGGTCCCCTCCAAGAATCCCTTAA